One part of the Ralstonia pickettii genome encodes these proteins:
- a CDS encoding AlbA family DNA-binding domain-containing protein, with protein sequence MLYKADIREVTIKDLEALKDNQIPESHTLDYKREFPTDRDGRLSLAADVVAFANTRGGDLIIGVDESEGCIRNFVPISLNDRDAALLGLQSALTDLVEPKIPGIHLAAISMGSGFIVVVRTPASFQAPHRVRKSSIFYARTSTGIDPMDITTLRSAFLQNSTAIEKAKAFRAKRIEEMHLRPLPVPLPKRALGVLHVLPMASIFGTTSFEIEALHSIAQSVRPPLAHGYGQRVNLDGVMSYCGVDELVSYTQVFRDGSLESIMPVQSDRDDIAWVGEFENALRQGHHVHLTTALQNLGLDGPTFLMLSFVNIGGKPLEPPNSTIAAITGGTATVPGYYKDLLLPEMLIESFVSSSPEIYGPLFDLVWNAAGRKSRPKRP encoded by the coding sequence ATGTTATACAAGGCAGATATTCGAGAGGTAACGATCAAGGACTTGGAGGCATTGAAGGACAACCAGATACCGGAGTCACACACCCTCGATTACAAGCGCGAATTCCCGACGGACAGGGACGGCCGCCTCAGCCTTGCTGCCGACGTTGTCGCATTTGCCAACACGCGAGGAGGCGACCTCATTATCGGCGTCGACGAGAGTGAAGGCTGCATTCGAAACTTCGTACCCATCTCTCTCAACGACCGCGATGCCGCCCTTCTCGGTTTGCAATCTGCGCTGACCGATCTAGTCGAACCTAAGATTCCCGGGATCCATTTGGCCGCAATTTCTATGGGCTCGGGTTTCATAGTAGTCGTCCGCACTCCGGCGAGCTTCCAGGCGCCACATCGGGTCAGGAAAAGCAGCATCTTCTATGCGAGAACCTCGACCGGCATTGATCCAATGGACATCACGACACTTCGCAGCGCATTTCTTCAAAACTCAACTGCTATTGAAAAGGCGAAAGCGTTTCGTGCGAAGCGGATCGAGGAAATGCACTTGCGACCGCTTCCTGTACCACTTCCCAAACGCGCCCTTGGTGTTCTCCACGTTCTACCAATGGCATCGATCTTTGGAACTACTTCCTTCGAGATCGAAGCTCTCCATTCAATCGCGCAAAGCGTCCGACCACCGCTGGCTCATGGATACGGACAAAGGGTGAACCTAGATGGAGTCATGAGCTACTGTGGGGTGGATGAACTGGTGTCTTACACACAAGTATTCAGAGACGGCTCACTTGAAAGCATCATGCCTGTGCAATCGGATAGAGATGACATCGCATGGGTTGGCGAATTCGAAAATGCCTTGCGGCAAGGGCACCACGTTCATCTAACGACCGCGCTGCAAAACCTCGGCTTGGATGGTCCGACATTTTTGATGCTGTCGTTCGTGAACATCGGCGGCAAGCCCCTGGAACCCCCAAATAGCACGATAGCGGCGATCACCGGCGGTACTGCCACGGTTCCCGGCTACTACAAGGATCTGCTTCTACCGGAAATGCTCATCGAATCGTTCGTCTCGTCTTCTCCTGAGATTTATGGGCCGCTATTCGATCTCGTGTGGAACGCCGCTGGACGCAAGAGCCGGCCTAAAAGACCATAG
- a CDS encoding YmfQ family protein, whose protein sequence is MLAPNLTSADYLRAFQALMPRGRVWPRDQDAIQTQVLSGLTQIYSRQTGRSNYLLADSFPGTTYELLPEWESTLGLPDPCAGESPTVQQRRAQVVARLASGGGQSAAYYIGFAAKLGYGITITNFAPFRCGQSSCGQALGNADWFFTWSINSPSSTVVRFAAGQSSAGEPLGSWNNAVLECEMSALKPAHTVLQFRYT, encoded by the coding sequence ATGCTCGCACCTAACCTCACTTCCGCTGACTACCTCCGCGCGTTCCAGGCATTGATGCCGCGCGGCCGCGTCTGGCCGCGTGATCAAGATGCAATCCAGACACAAGTTCTTTCTGGGTTGACCCAGATCTACAGCCGGCAGACTGGGCGTTCGAACTATCTGCTCGCTGATTCGTTTCCCGGCACGACGTACGAATTGCTCCCGGAATGGGAGTCAACTCTCGGTCTTCCCGATCCGTGTGCCGGAGAGTCGCCAACTGTCCAGCAAAGGCGGGCGCAGGTTGTGGCGCGGCTCGCCAGCGGTGGTGGCCAATCGGCGGCCTACTACATCGGGTTTGCGGCCAAGCTTGGATACGGGATCACGATCACCAATTTTGCCCCGTTCCGCTGCGGGCAGAGCTCGTGCGGGCAAGCGCTAGGAAATGCCGACTGGTTCTTTACCTGGTCCATCAACTCGCCATCGAGCACGGTAGTCCGCTTCGCCGCCGGCCAATCCTCCGCAGGGGAGCCGCTCGGAAGCTGGAATAACGCCGTCCTTGAATGCGAGATGAGCGCGCTCAAGCCGGCGCATACGGTCCTTCAGTTCCGATATACCTGA